Below is a window of Synechococcus sp. PCC 7335 DNA.
CTTTACTGACAATATTGTGACTGGAGAAATGCTTGGTTCTAAAGGGACAGCGTTACAAAACCCCTGTAACAACGCCACTTTGAGTGGAGAAAGAAGTGAGGAAAATATTCAGCTGACACTAACTTTCAATGGGTCTTGCTGCCCTGAAGAACAATCTTTGTATTTACTAACTCTAGAGCCAAGTTCGGATATATTCAGAGGCACGATGAAGCCACAAGACGTTCCAGAAGGAGGCTGTACACTCTGGTACGGTGATCTAGTAGGAGAAAAACGGACAGACTAAGAAGATTCCAGAGAATTAGCACAGTGAGTAATTTGAGTCTTGAGAAACAAACGTTTTTATACCCAAAAGGGGAAAATAGTCAAAGCAGTAACCACGTCGCGGCCACTACTTGTGCTCGCTGTTCGGTTTGGGTCGCCGTCTATCAGCAAAACTGTAGCTATGGTCGCTGATTTAGATTGCCTGGTGAATAGCCGGGGTTAAGCTAGTGACGCCTTCCCTATAGCCAGGTACTGTAATTAGTTTCAAGTCACTTAGCTACATTCGTGCGCCCAGTATTAGTAAGACGCTTTTACTTTGACCAGACCAGCAATTCAGCTCTCACTATACCGGCACCTAACCTGAATTATGAACCCTTCCCACGCCTCGATGAATTTATTCGTGTCGTTTTTTATTATGACAATTTAAGTGACACGAATGACTACTGGAAGATAAGAGACCGTGATGGGGCAATAGCGATCGCAATACTAGAAAAGCAGTCAACAGGCGATGACAGCACTCAAAGGCGAGGCTATTGTTTGCCTTGTTGTAGCAATCTCTCGCAATCGCGATTAGGGTCTAGGCTAATGCCATTAGGTAGGCGGGTATTGCATAAAAAGGCTTCTGTTAGCTGTTCCATCGTCTCCCGCAATCACGGTCAGGATCTAGGCTAATACCTTCACGAAGACAGGTGTTGCAAAGTAGCGCTTCTATTAGCTGCTCCTTAGTAACGTTCCTAGCTTCACGCAGATTGGTTTTGAGCAGAATGGCTCCGCGCAGGTTAGCTAAGCGCAGGTTGGTTTCGCGTAGGTCAGCTTCACTCAAGTTGGCTTCACTCAAGTTGGCTCCGCTCAGATCGGCTCCGCGCAAGTTGGCTCTGCTCAAGTTGGCTTCGCGCAAGTTGGCTTCGCGCAAGTTGGCTTCGCGCAAGTTGGCTTCACGCAGGTCGGCTCCCATTAAATCTCGGTTGATAAGAACCGAACTAGATAGGTTTAAACGTACTAGGCTGCAAAGAGATGCTAGATTCTCAACATCTACTCTCTGTCCCTGCAAACGTCCTATCCACGCCCCAAACGATACCCGAGTAGGCCACTCTACTGTTGAAATGTCTTTAGTCACTGAAGAACAAATACCCAACACAGCTAGAAGTGCCTCTTCCGCATGAATCGCTCTTTGATTCGCTTCATAGAATCTAAGTGACGGCTCAATCTTCTCCATCGGCATTCCCCGCCGAAGCATTACGGCGATTAGCTCACTAAACGTTTTCTGCCACTTAGCTACCTGTTTCACAGGACACAAAGCCACCTCATCTCTTAAGAAATCCAACAGATAAACGTCTATACGAGTTGGGCCACATACCTCTGCCCAATGCTGCAAAGCGTCTCGCTGACTCCATCCTTCCTCTATATCTTCAGCGCGGCGCGCTAGCTGCTTTTGAATTCGAGACACCGCCCGGACAATCCGTCGAGCAGTCAGATACTCGCTAAAGCTTTTGTGGGTGAACTCAAATGTTCTCTGATCGCTTCGTTGGCCACTTTGTCGAAAGTAAAAGGCAACAAGTAGTCGAGTAACACCTAGCTCAGCGCCTTCCTCAAAATCGCTCAGAAGCTTACTCAGACCGCTGCGCTCGCAGTGCAATTCGATTTCTTGAATAGTGGTTGTACGGCCACCGCCATGCCACGCCGCCAGCGCGATCTCTTCTAACACTCGTATAAAATGCGCTTTTGACATCGAGGTGAGCGCACGGTGCCGACCGCTGTCTTCGTAGCCTCGTTCATAGACCGCATCCAGCAAATCCGCATAGACAGTATTTAAGTTTGTCGCCGCCGAGAGGGTAAGCTTTCCTGCTACATAACTCAGGGCCACTAAGTAATTTAATAGAGGCTGCGCTGTTATCTCAGTCAAGCTGGCCGTTTTTAACACTCCTGGCATGGCAGAATAGTTTTGCTTTACCGCCACACCATACTTGCTCCACCAATCGCCTCGCTGATCTCTTGATAGCAAGCCGTTAGGGTCAATGTAAGGCTCACCTTTTACTTCCTTTCGTTCGTTCTTTGGAAGAAGGTACGGCAAGACATGCAGAATTTGATGCTGCTCTCTGAAAGATTCTTGGACAACGACTTCTCTGCCGGTGATAATCACCTGAAGGCGGGTCGTTCGATAGTTAAATCGACTGACCTTGTCCTGCACTTCTCGAACAAAGGACTGCGCTGTTTCTCTTGCTATTTTCCCTTGCAGCGCCAGCTCGTCTAAACCGTCGAATATTACCAGCAGTCTGCTCCCCTCACTCTCAGGATCAAGGGGGTTATGTTTCAGATAGTGGTCGTATCGGATAAACTCATCTACTGCTTTAACTAGGTCTCCAGTAGGTGTGAATTGGTGAAGTGGAACAAACAAAACTGGGAACTCACCTCGTTGAGCGTGTTCAGCCGCATAGACTTTGGCAAACGACGACTTTCCAGCGCCTGGACCTCCGCTGATTACTCGAATCGCATCTTGCTGTTCCGCCTTGCGCAGCCACCCCCTCAGCTCAGTAGCGAGGTCTACCACTACACGTTCTGGTTTAGGTTCCGCACTCTCATATGCTTTGGCTATCGAGGAAGACTCTTGGCTAGGCTGCTGGCGCTTGTAGTAGCCTCTGAGCGGAATATAGACATCTTTGAGACCAAAGGCCTCGAACATCATGGGTTCCTCGATCTGCTTTTGCAGCCAGGAGGCGTACAGTCGCCAGCCTTGTTCTCGCTCTGTCGCCTCGGTGAAGGGCGTTTTTACGGCGGCGGTGATACTACTATAGGTTTGAGAATGGCGTCGCCACTCTTCGTGCAAGGCGAAGGTGAAGTAAGCGGGTAAGCGATTGCTAACGGTTTCTGATTGAACCGCATCCAGGCCTACACCCATCAGCCACTGCTTTACGGGGGTTTGTAGACGACTAACAACGCTCAACTGCTCTGGATGTTCAAAGAAGTTAGCTGTAATTTGCAGCTCGCTCGTTTCTAGCGATAGATCCAGTTGCTCGGTAAGCGTGGCGATGTCTACAGGCACCTCTTTCATCAAAAACTGACTCTCGGCTACCAGTTGGAAGGTCGCTCTGCTCAATGAATTATAGATTAGTGCCCAGGACAGTTCTGCTGGGTTCTTACTATCTAGACCAATTGCGGACAGTACATCGACAGCGTCTTTCCCCAGTCCTATCCATTGCCCGGTTGCCGCATCTACCCCGGCTTTGCCTAGCGCTTTAAACAAGTCTTTGAAGTTTGTCTTTAACGGTTTATTCCAGACAGAGATAGGTTTGGTAACCGTCAGACCAGATGAGCTTGACATTGAACAGGAACAACCAAAGTGAGGGTAGGCTTTCAGATTACCGAAAGCTTAGCAGACCAGCGTTCTATCCATTACCCAGAGTGCAGTCACTGATGTGGCCTCACACTTAAGCCACACCTAGGGACTGTTCCAACTGCTTTTGCAGCACCTCTTTGTATAACCACCTCATCACTGCTAAGGCGATCTCTCTCTTGGAAGATAGAACAGCTGATGGCGCAGACACGGCCACTAGCAAGACCATTGAACCAATTACCTCGTGTACACCTCGCTCTTACCATTACCAATGACGACTCAATATTTAGTAACTGGTAGCTTGGTCAGGTACTAAGGACTAAAGCTTCCATATAACTAACAGAAAACGGCTACTATTTATCATTTATCAGAAGAATCCAGTACTGCAGTTAGTTCTTGAGCAAAGTGACCTTCTGGTTCAGCTTGAAGCAACTTAGTTACAAAGGTACCAAGCTTTGTCTTGCTACTGATCTCAGTGTCCTCCTCAAATAAAGCGACCAGCTTATCCACAGCTGCGCTCCGGTTAAGACAGTAGTGCATATTCCTATCAATGGCCTGTTTTCTTTCCTCAAATCTTTCGCTAATCCGATCTTGAATCTCGGCTTGTAGTTGAGACAGTTCATTCTCTAAGCCTTCGTCTCTACCTAGAAACTCAGTACGCCATTTGTGTTCAATCTCACACAACCAAAAGTTTAAAGGGGCATCATAGGTTGCTTTTAAAATTATTCGTAGTAAAGCTTTCCGTGACTCGGCGCTCTCCAAGGAAGAAGACCAAAGCAGTTTGCAATATTTCTGAGCATCCGGCTCAATGTCAGGCTCCTTATCAGGCTCAGTCTCGATAGTTTGGCTCCAGTGACTACGAAAAGAAAACCATCCTTCATGAACAAGACTACGAATCTGTTCTATGGTAAACGCCATTCCTTGAAGCGCGTATATCTGCTGAATCTGAGCTTCGGTAAAGCCTCCAATATACTTAAGACGTAAAGCTGTCAGCTGATGAGAAAAGCTAGCATCTTTTAGATGACTCATTCCATATCCAATCTGATTTAGACAACCTTCTACTTTCTTGCTTTCTATTGAATTATTGTCAAACTCGTCTCTATCTTGATCAGAGAACCATTCATCTGCTAAACCAGCCTGGTTCAGCAGGAGACAGTAATTAATAAGGCGACTTAAAGCACTGATACTATTGACATAGCGATCAGGACGAATATAACAATGTTGAAATATTACTGATAGCGATGTGAGTAAATTATCACTCAACAACTCAGAAAAAGCTTTGTTTTCTTTCTGTGGTAGTTTTTGAGAGATCGCATAATTAAACCCTACCAAAGATCTTAAGACGTCACCATGTGGGTCGAAAAGCCCCATTATACGGCGATATATAAGAATGTCCTTCAAAGACGAGCTGCCAGATGAGCTTTCAGGGTGTGAAAGCTCTACCTCTCTTCGACCAATCTTCTCTAACAACTCGCTTTTGGAAGTATAACCAAGGTCATTTGCTAGTTTGTCTAACCTGTCCCAGGCTGTATCAGAGATTGAAACATTACGTCGCTTCCTCTTTCTCTCTTCACTCAAAGTCGGCGGCCGCCCGCGCTTCGCTTTATAAGAAGAAACTAAAGAAGGTCTTTCAGGAATTGCAAGTTCCTCAGGATCAGTTTTTGCAACGATCAACATATGGAAAGTACCTAGTGCAGGACTCTATTTAAGTTACGTACATAAATACATATAGCAGATAAAAAGCATTGTCGCCTACTGCCATAAGAGTATCATAGCAAAGGCTTCTAACTACTTTTTATGATTTAACAATAATATTAATTTATTACGTATAGAAATACGATTGTGCCTCAACATAACGTGGGTTATGTGGCGATATCATGCCAAACCCAAGACCGTGTCAATAATCCAGCTTTTCGTGCAGCAGTATCTTTGAGCACTTCGTTATGCACGAGCCGGGCTCTGTAGCTAGGCTAGCGAACGATGTCCACGACGGTGCCGTATGCCCGCTTTCCAATTCTGCTAATTCCGCGTAAGCTGCTGCCTTCAACGTAGGTCTGTAAGATCA
It encodes the following:
- a CDS encoding pentapeptide repeat-containing protein codes for the protein MSSSSGLTVTKPISVWNKPLKTNFKDLFKALGKAGVDAATGQWIGLGKDAVDVLSAIGLDSKNPAELSWALIYNSLSRATFQLVAESQFLMKEVPVDIATLTEQLDLSLETSELQITANFFEHPEQLSVVSRLQTPVKQWLMGVGLDAVQSETVSNRLPAYFTFALHEEWRRHSQTYSSITAAVKTPFTEATEREQGWRLYASWLQKQIEEPMMFEAFGLKDVYIPLRGYYKRQQPSQESSSIAKAYESAEPKPERVVVDLATELRGWLRKAEQQDAIRVISGGPGAGKSSFAKVYAAEHAQRGEFPVLFVPLHQFTPTGDLVKAVDEFIRYDHYLKHNPLDPESEGSRLLVIFDGLDELALQGKIARETAQSFVREVQDKVSRFNYRTTRLQVIITGREVVVQESFREQHQILHVLPYLLPKNERKEVKGEPYIDPNGLLSRDQRGDWWSKYGVAVKQNYSAMPGVLKTASLTEITAQPLLNYLVALSYVAGKLTLSAATNLNTVYADLLDAVYERGYEDSGRHRALTSMSKAHFIRVLEEIALAAWHGGGRTTTIQEIELHCERSGLSKLLSDFEEGAELGVTRLLVAFYFRQSGQRSDQRTFEFTHKSFSEYLTARRIVRAVSRIQKQLARRAEDIEEGWSQRDALQHWAEVCGPTRIDVYLLDFLRDEVALCPVKQVAKWQKTFSELIAVMLRRGMPMEKIEPSLRFYEANQRAIHAEEALLAVLGICSSVTKDISTVEWPTRVSFGAWIGRLQGQRVDVENLASLCSLVRLNLSSSVLINRDLMGADLREANLREANLREANLREANLSRANLRGADLSGANLSEANLSEADLRETNLRLANLRGAILLKTNLREARNVTKEQLIEALLCNTCLREGISLDPDRDCGRRWNS